The Rhopalosiphum maidis isolate BTI-1 chromosome 1, ASM367621v3, whole genome shotgun sequence genome has a segment encoding these proteins:
- the LOC113551882 gene encoding uncharacterized protein LOC113551882 — protein MKILVLTIVIFAFNGYVTRATSLDPLENVEIDETKTDRDDSRTKRSGNIFSSLLKKKLGLLGSLSGTSSGKSIGHSENFPEHFEEPLSYHTKSFNLWGIKKAIMSSVFQAAKAITGGVIALKGQLIKAKGHVVVAKGKLMQTKGEAISNFGKTIATHAFDVHQEPQLDIHSSVGLYNHLPVAPIHQPTSYGTATAFGYQGQVYPSNGYQSNAYSSNAYQVAAPSYQTGFGVPQTGYDGGVAYNGYGGNGYTAKRAAVQNAQESTVNQVQNAFDKDSVHAGLLIFKPIKMPVQNVPTGNNLASSQGTVSSQQVIGQRPSQQLGGGFNPTDLKTPQQGYGFQKQFPAGFQANAQSEEYSQYLNPGYQAQNFGYQAPNLGYQLNSGSAEQIAGQSYSNGLQNFDFQQPANSQELGQQLAAISGQQLQQPSFTQEGYSGEQRDLVSGADERVAQPSYKRASLVVSPKRSVPGSTLSERLAIAAGQSKSTVSAGYDDGDDAKTKKRSAPLPPSHEDVIVPLKYHNESTAEDQARLKQTVQRFFSMLQKQR, from the exons atgaaG atcTTAGTGTTGACAATTGTCATTTTCGCCTTTAATGGTTATGTAACGAGAGCCACATCACTGGACCCTCTTGAAAACGTAGAAATTGATGAGACGAAAACCGATAGAGATGATTCGAGAACTAAGAGATCTGGAAACATATTTTCGTCactattgaagaaaaaattagGATTACTCGGCTCATTATCCGGTACGTCATCGGGTAAATCTATTGGTCATTCGGAAAACTTTCCAGAACATTTCGAAGAACCATTG tcttaCCACACAAAATCGTTCAATTTGTGGGGCATTAAAAAAGCGATCATGTCTTCGGTGTTTCAAGCTGCTAAAGCGATAACGGGTGGAGTAATTGCTCTCAAAGGACAATTGATCAAAGCTAAAGGGCATGTGGTCGTGGCCAAAGGTAAGCTGATGCAGACCAAAGGTGAAGCGATTTCAAACTTTGGTAAAACCATTGCAACACATGCATTCGACGTCCATCAAGAACCACAGCTGGACATACATTCCAGTGTGGGCTTATACAACCATCTACCTGTAGCGCCAATACATCAACCaacta GTTACGGAACTGCTACTGCTTTTGGGTATCAAGGACAAGTGTACCCGAGCAACGGATATCAGAGTAATGCGTACTCCAGCAACGCGTACCAAGTTGCGGCCCCTAGTTACCAAACAGGATTTGGGGTGCCACAAACAGGATACGACGGTGGCGTGGCCTACAACGGATATGGCGGTAATGGCTATACGGCAAAAAGAGCTGCAGTGCAGAATGCACAGGAGTCCACTGTCAATCAAGTGCAAAATGcat TCGACAAGGATTCGGTTCACGCAGGATTGTTGATCTTCAAACCAATCAAAATGCCTGTGCAGAACGTACCGACGGGCAATAATCTGGCGTCGTCTCAGGGCACGGTTAGCTCGCAACAGGTGATCGGTCAACGACCGTCGCAACAACTGGGCGGTGGATTCAATCCTACAGATCTTAAGACGCCGCAGCAAGGTTACGGATTCCAAAAACAGTTTCCCGCCGGATTCCAAGCAAACGCGCAATCTGAAGAATATTCGCAGTACTTGAACCCTGGTTACCAAGCACAGAACTTTGGTTACCAGGCACCCAACCTAGGTTACCAATTGAACAGCGGCAGTGCCGAACAGATCGCAGGTCAAAGTTACAGCAACGGACTGCAGAACTTCGACTTCCAACAGCCGGCCAACAGTCAAGAGCTGGGCCAACAGTTGGCCGCAATCTCTGGCCAACAGCTGCAGCAGCCGTCCTTTACGCAGGAGGGTTACAGCGGTGAACAACGTGACTTGGTTTCGGGCGCGGATGAGCGAGTAGCGCAGCCGTCGTACAAACGCGCTAGTCTGGTTGTCAGTCCCAAGCGAAGTGTACCGGGATCGACATTATCCGAACGACTCGCCATTGCAGCAGGACAATCGAAATCGACGGTCTCCGCGGGCTACGACGACGGCGATGACGCAAAAACGAAAAAACGAAGCGCACCGTTGCCGCCGTCCCACGAAGACGTAATCGTGCCGTTGAAGTACCACAACGAGTCGACGGCTGAGGATCAAGCCAGATTGAAGCAAACCGTCCAACGTTTCTTCAGCATGCTACAAAAACAACgct GA
- the LOC113554915 gene encoding uncharacterized protein LOC113554915: MKKTQNLRTNGEKKSNYKFTTYPIRPKASKRKIDNNIKEKLFQAKIHSYKVKQKVLLDNIKEVITVYKKCIHMSKQISQPKSKYFEDVELAVARIVDEAFGMRVQAHDTNDEETIKRRDAKESTVSTLRMSDIRVWDRRSPNDGVLNSIAGRLLVHHRRLQAETDRLAADRERLRWLIAQSVSNASNPVDELTRVLDGDLSASVPAVLQKRELIEIMTRIRDALSANRGNRLCVAENGGNSCCNRRLHGLTGAHELRELRKRLALVTDRLRAAEKDKSDLLGIVERSRSDPTPIESLRAVLSKEKEKNDHLQSVVDVMFTAIHKNA, encoded by the exons ATGAAGAAAACTCAAAACTTACGAACAAATGGGGAAAAAAAgtccaattataaatttactacaTATCCTATACGACCAAAAGCCAGTAAACGAAAAATTGATAACAACATCAAAGAAAAACTATTTCAAGCCAAAATTCACTCATACAAAGTTaaacaaaaagtattattagacAATATCAAAGAAGTGATCACAGTATACAAGAAATGCATACATATGTCTAAACAAATTTCTCAgccaaaaagtaaatattttgaagacGTTGAGTTAGCg GTGGCTCGGATCGTAGACGAGGCATTCGGGATGCGAGTGCAAGCGCATGACACAAACGACGAGGAAACGATCAAACGACGGGACGCGAAAGAGTCGACGGTTTCGACGCTCAGGATGAGTGACATAAGAGTGTGGGACCGGCGGTCTCCGAACGACGGGGTCCTGAATTCGATTGCCGGAAGATTGTTAGTCCATCACCGGCGGTTACAGGCGGAGACGGACCGTCTGGCCGCGGACAGGGAACGGCTGCGCTGGTTGATCGCGCAATCGGTGTCCAATGCAAGCAATCCGGTCGACGAACTTACACGGGTGTTGGACGGCGACCTGTCCGCGAGTGTACCGGCCGTTTTGCAGAAACGTGAGCTGATCGAAATCATGACGCGTATCCGGGACGCTTTGTCGGCGAACCGAGGGAACAGGCTGTGCGTGGCCGAGAATGGCGGGAACTCGTGTTGCAATCGACGGCTGCACGGTCTGACGGGCGCCCACGAGTTGCGAGAGCTCCGGAAGCGGCTGGCTCTGGTTACGGACAGACTAAGAGCAGCTGAAAAGGACAAATCTGATCTGCTAGGTATCGTGGAAAGGAGCAGATCCGACCCGACTCCGATCGAATCGCTCCGGGCCGTACTCAGCAAAGAGAAAGAGAAAAATGATCACTTGCAATCGGTTGTCGACGTCATGTTTACTGCCATCCACAAAAATGCGTGA